In one window of Vespa crabro chromosome 6, iyVesCrab1.2, whole genome shotgun sequence DNA:
- the LOC124424965 gene encoding embryonic polarity protein dorsal-like isoform X2, which yields MVEMGGARLAQPYVEIVEQPASKALRFRYECEGRSAGSIPGANSSPENKTFPTIRIVGYKGRAVVVVSCVTKDLPYRPHPHNLVGKEICKRGVCTLEISSENMTVTFANLGIQCVKKKDIEEALKIREEIRVDPFRTGFEHKKQPTSIDLNAVRLCFQVFLEGSQKGKFTHPLTPVVSDPIFDKKAMSDLVINKLSHCNAPVAGGMGMILLCEKVAKEDIQIRFFEEKDGHVTWEGFGDFQPSQVHKQTAIAFRTPSYCTQEIEQPVQVYIQLKRPSDGVTSDPLPFEMLPLGTGMPAFWSLRKAFARKKADYSTFGKILTTEATMFPNVVPKVPYNIDEYNNNDFDIKKSNNKISVLRALNDLYNIKNTTNSCNGNTNIDQNNVKNVESFIKNTIDYENNEISVECNNMMKGNIKVNKYITGNDTSRENNTLSNDYRETVDNQSEIISQAKLELTNDIKYLNKNMSNSKHKSDWFDYSEVGKWVQKSQASFKEKENTAEIKSEMEDGNKSLNDLISQVEELDQIYADTHTKLLQAALDQNLVERSIDVDVCDNQTYTSLQMAMKNPIELLDIPDERKYEDVSTPKQDVCVSVSSSPIAAKRDVTQEFEERLPPLPPKRIRKMSSMPVLPRPISSQPIIESSPEAPNKNLPSLPGTLPKQSKQSLFSKLFAKKMKKDKDITSSIPTSNNNRLFNASESTSFLLKSTQDNSATQMSRHSIASITSVKSLTLEGDETPPYGADLTEAEHYALYTTMAPHATASEFDEMSFYYSPVEGGKILTEGKGS from the exons ATGGTCGAAATGGGTGGAGCGCGGTTGGCTCAGCCCTATGTGGAAATAGTAGAACAACCTGCAAGCAAAGCTTTGCGTTTTCGTTATGAATGCGAAGGTAGATCTGCAGGTAGTATACCTGGAGCAAACAGTTCACCAGAAAACAAAACTTTTCCTACTATAAGA ATAGTAGGCTATAAAGGTCGAGCTGTGGTAGTAGTATCTTGTGTAACAAAAGATTTACCATACAGACCTCACCCTCATAACCTTGttggaaaagaaatatgtaaacGAGGAGTCTGTACACTTGAAATTTCATCTGAAAATATGACAGTTACCTTTGCTAATTTAGGTATTCAGtgtgtcaaaaaaaaagacatagaAGAGGCACTTAAAATTAGGGAAGAAATTCGTGTCGATCCTTTTAGAA ctGGTTTCGAACACAAAAAACAGCCTACCAGCATTGATCTCAATGCAGTAAGACTGTGTTTCCAAGTTTTTTTAGAAGGAtcacaaaaaggaaaattcaCTCATCCATTAACACCTGTAGTATCAGATCctatttttgataaaa AGGCAATGTCTGATCTTGTGATCAACAAGTTAAGTCATTGTAATGCTCCTGTTGCTGGTGGTATGGGGATGATTCTTTTATGTGAAAAAGTGGCAAAAGAAGATATTCAAATTAgattttttgaagaaaaagatggacaCGTTACATGGGAAGGATTTGGAGATTTTCAACCATCTCAAGTACATAAGCAG acaGCAATCGCTTTTCGGACGCCTAGTTACTGTACACAAGAAATAGAACAACCAGTACAAGTTTATATCCAATTGAAGAGGCCATCAGACGGTGTGACAAGTGATCCATTACCATTTGAGATGTTACCATTAGGTACAGGTATGCCTGCTTTCTGGTCTTTGCGGAAAGCATTTGCTCGAAAAAAAGCAGATTATAGTACATTCGGTAAAATTTTAACAACGGAGGCTACTATGTTTCCCAATGTAGTACCAAAGGTGCcttataatatcgatgaatataataataatgattttgatataaaaaaatcaaataataaaatttctgtaCTGCGTGCTCTAAAtgacttatataatattaaaaatactacAAATTCTTGCAATGGAAATACTAATATTGATCAGAACAATGTAAAGAATGTTGAgagttttatcaaaaatactattgattatgaaaataacgaaatatcaGTAGAGTGTAATAACATGatgaaaggaaatataaaagtcaataaatatattactggTAATGATACCAgtagagaaaataatacattatcaAACGATTATAGAGAAACAGTTGATAACCAATCAGAAATTATTTCTCAAGCAAAGTTAGAATTAacaaacgatataaaatatttaaataaaaacatgaGTAACTCTAAACATAAGTCTGATTGGTTTGATTATTCCGAAGTAGGAAAGTGGGTACAAAAGAGTCAAGCttctttcaaagaaaaagaaaatacagctGAGATTAAAAGCGAAATGGAAGATggtaataaatcattaaatgaTTTGATATCGCAAGTGGAAGAGTTAGATCAAATTTACGCAGATACACATACAAAACTGTTACAAGCTGCTCTTGATCAAAATTTAGTTGAAAGATCTATAGACGTTGATGTTTGTGATAATCAAACCTATACGAGTCTTCAAATGGCTATGAAAAATCCAATAGAATTACTTGATATAcctgatgaaagaaaatacgaagatGTATCAACTCCAAAACaggatgtgtgtgtgtcagtGTCTTCTTCACCAATAGCAGCAAAAAGAGATGTAACACAAGAATTTGAAGAAAGATTACCTCCCCTACCACCTAAACGTATACGTAAAATGTCTTCAATGCCTGTTTTACCACGGCCTATATCCTCTCAACCAATAATCGAATCTTCCCCTGAAGCTCCAAATAAGAATTTACCATCTCTTCCTGGTACCTTACCCAAACAATCAAAACAAAGTCTCTTTTCGAAGCTATTtgcgaagaaaatgaaaaaggataaagatatCACTTCCAGTATACCCACaagcaataataatcgtttgttTAATGCAAGCGAGAGTACttcatttttgttaaaaagtaCTCAAGATAATTCTGCAACACAAATGTCTAGACATAGTATTGCAAGTATAACTAGTGTTAAATCTCTTACACTAGAAGGTGATGAAACACCACCTTATGGGGCTGACTTGACTGAAGCCGAGCACTATGCTCTTTATACTACTATGGCACCACATGCAACAGCGTCTGAATTCGATGAAAtgtctttttattatagtcCTGTGGAGGgaggaaaaatattaacagaAGGAAAAGGATCTTAA
- the LOC124424965 gene encoding embryonic polarity protein dorsal-like isoform X1, whose protein sequence is MEQFHDISDENLNISDVIEVIQTTDPGFVESNGQVDQEMVEMGGARLAQPYVEIVEQPASKALRFRYECEGRSAGSIPGANSSPENKTFPTIRIVGYKGRAVVVVSCVTKDLPYRPHPHNLVGKEICKRGVCTLEISSENMTVTFANLGIQCVKKKDIEEALKIREEIRVDPFRTGFEHKKQPTSIDLNAVRLCFQVFLEGSQKGKFTHPLTPVVSDPIFDKKAMSDLVINKLSHCNAPVAGGMGMILLCEKVAKEDIQIRFFEEKDGHVTWEGFGDFQPSQVHKQTAIAFRTPSYCTQEIEQPVQVYIQLKRPSDGVTSDPLPFEMLPLGTGMPAFWSLRKAFARKKADYSTFGKILTTEATMFPNVVPKVPYNIDEYNNNDFDIKKSNNKISVLRALNDLYNIKNTTNSCNGNTNIDQNNVKNVESFIKNTIDYENNEISVECNNMMKGNIKVNKYITGNDTSRENNTLSNDYRETVDNQSEIISQAKLELTNDIKYLNKNMSNSKHKSDWFDYSEVGKWVQKSQASFKEKENTAEIKSEMEDGNKSLNDLISQVEELDQIYADTHTKLLQAALDQNLVERSIDVDVCDNQTYTSLQMAMKNPIELLDIPDERKYEDVSTPKQDVCVSVSSSPIAAKRDVTQEFEERLPPLPPKRIRKMSSMPVLPRPISSQPIIESSPEAPNKNLPSLPGTLPKQSKQSLFSKLFAKKMKKDKDITSSIPTSNNNRLFNASESTSFLLKSTQDNSATQMSRHSIASITSVKSLTLEGDETPPYGADLTEAEHYALYTTMAPHATASEFDEMSFYYSPVEGGKILTEGKGS, encoded by the exons ATGGAACAATTCCATGATATAAGCGATGAAAACTTAAACATAAGTGATGTCA TCGAAGTCATCCAAACCACCGACCCTGGTTTTGTGGAATCTAACGGGCAGGTGGATCAAGAAATGGTCGAAATGGGTGGAGCGCGGTTGGCTCAGCCCTATGTGGAAATAGTAGAACAACCTGCAAGCAAAGCTTTGCGTTTTCGTTATGAATGCGAAGGTAGATCTGCAGGTAGTATACCTGGAGCAAACAGTTCACCAGAAAACAAAACTTTTCCTACTATAAGA ATAGTAGGCTATAAAGGTCGAGCTGTGGTAGTAGTATCTTGTGTAACAAAAGATTTACCATACAGACCTCACCCTCATAACCTTGttggaaaagaaatatgtaaacGAGGAGTCTGTACACTTGAAATTTCATCTGAAAATATGACAGTTACCTTTGCTAATTTAGGTATTCAGtgtgtcaaaaaaaaagacatagaAGAGGCACTTAAAATTAGGGAAGAAATTCGTGTCGATCCTTTTAGAA ctGGTTTCGAACACAAAAAACAGCCTACCAGCATTGATCTCAATGCAGTAAGACTGTGTTTCCAAGTTTTTTTAGAAGGAtcacaaaaaggaaaattcaCTCATCCATTAACACCTGTAGTATCAGATCctatttttgataaaa AGGCAATGTCTGATCTTGTGATCAACAAGTTAAGTCATTGTAATGCTCCTGTTGCTGGTGGTATGGGGATGATTCTTTTATGTGAAAAAGTGGCAAAAGAAGATATTCAAATTAgattttttgaagaaaaagatggacaCGTTACATGGGAAGGATTTGGAGATTTTCAACCATCTCAAGTACATAAGCAG acaGCAATCGCTTTTCGGACGCCTAGTTACTGTACACAAGAAATAGAACAACCAGTACAAGTTTATATCCAATTGAAGAGGCCATCAGACGGTGTGACAAGTGATCCATTACCATTTGAGATGTTACCATTAGGTACAGGTATGCCTGCTTTCTGGTCTTTGCGGAAAGCATTTGCTCGAAAAAAAGCAGATTATAGTACATTCGGTAAAATTTTAACAACGGAGGCTACTATGTTTCCCAATGTAGTACCAAAGGTGCcttataatatcgatgaatataataataatgattttgatataaaaaaatcaaataataaaatttctgtaCTGCGTGCTCTAAAtgacttatataatattaaaaatactacAAATTCTTGCAATGGAAATACTAATATTGATCAGAACAATGTAAAGAATGTTGAgagttttatcaaaaatactattgattatgaaaataacgaaatatcaGTAGAGTGTAATAACATGatgaaaggaaatataaaagtcaataaatatattactggTAATGATACCAgtagagaaaataatacattatcaAACGATTATAGAGAAACAGTTGATAACCAATCAGAAATTATTTCTCAAGCAAAGTTAGAATTAacaaacgatataaaatatttaaataaaaacatgaGTAACTCTAAACATAAGTCTGATTGGTTTGATTATTCCGAAGTAGGAAAGTGGGTACAAAAGAGTCAAGCttctttcaaagaaaaagaaaatacagctGAGATTAAAAGCGAAATGGAAGATggtaataaatcattaaatgaTTTGATATCGCAAGTGGAAGAGTTAGATCAAATTTACGCAGATACACATACAAAACTGTTACAAGCTGCTCTTGATCAAAATTTAGTTGAAAGATCTATAGACGTTGATGTTTGTGATAATCAAACCTATACGAGTCTTCAAATGGCTATGAAAAATCCAATAGAATTACTTGATATAcctgatgaaagaaaatacgaagatGTATCAACTCCAAAACaggatgtgtgtgtgtcagtGTCTTCTTCACCAATAGCAGCAAAAAGAGATGTAACACAAGAATTTGAAGAAAGATTACCTCCCCTACCACCTAAACGTATACGTAAAATGTCTTCAATGCCTGTTTTACCACGGCCTATATCCTCTCAACCAATAATCGAATCTTCCCCTGAAGCTCCAAATAAGAATTTACCATCTCTTCCTGGTACCTTACCCAAACAATCAAAACAAAGTCTCTTTTCGAAGCTATTtgcgaagaaaatgaaaaaggataaagatatCACTTCCAGTATACCCACaagcaataataatcgtttgttTAATGCAAGCGAGAGTACttcatttttgttaaaaagtaCTCAAGATAATTCTGCAACACAAATGTCTAGACATAGTATTGCAAGTATAACTAGTGTTAAATCTCTTACACTAGAAGGTGATGAAACACCACCTTATGGGGCTGACTTGACTGAAGCCGAGCACTATGCTCTTTATACTACTATGGCACCACATGCAACAGCGTCTGAATTCGATGAAAtgtctttttattatagtcCTGTGGAGGgaggaaaaatattaacagaAGGAAAAGGATCTTAA
- the LOC124424965 gene encoding embryonic polarity protein dorsal-like isoform X6: MEQFHDISDENLNISDVIEVIQTTDPGFVESNGQVDQEMVEMGGARLAQPYVEIVEQPASKALRFRYECEGRSAGSIPGANSSPENKTFPTIRIVGYKGRAVVVVSCVTKDLPYRPHPHNLVGKEICKRGVCTLEISSENMTVTFANLGIQCVKKKDIEEALKIREEIRVDPFRTGFEHKKQPTSIDLNAVRLCFQVFLEGSQKGKFTHPLTPVVSDPIFDKKAMSDLVINKLSHCNAPVAGGMGMILLCEKVAKEDIQIRFFEEKDGHVTWEGFGDFQPSQVHKQTAIAFRTPSYCTQEIEQPVQVYIQLKRPSDGVTSDPLPFEMLPLGTDDRDSFRRKRQKFNNSPKAIVLKHIQAEAENNAAATYQPMQYFNIIKPEPMEAVPPFGGIVTTKGSFSLHSMGTSSQPQSNMQTLRPQVSPGRTPSPMEYNPYTSPVMQPHLSPQYQPSTSNVTQQPSVGIHVPQQCSFLQENNLQDAEQLIALNKITSEQQNTGLQPIYNNDNLEKIDMTTGLSIDSQQYFDLSLNSADLAEFSVFDNTLSTNLLSGLSISEYTKDGTSENANLEANCVGDNNTMTDSYTNLTKNTIQELCSLNDIYKPTRSHDN; the protein is encoded by the exons ATGGAACAATTCCATGATATAAGCGATGAAAACTTAAACATAAGTGATGTCA TCGAAGTCATCCAAACCACCGACCCTGGTTTTGTGGAATCTAACGGGCAGGTGGATCAAGAAATGGTCGAAATGGGTGGAGCGCGGTTGGCTCAGCCCTATGTGGAAATAGTAGAACAACCTGCAAGCAAAGCTTTGCGTTTTCGTTATGAATGCGAAGGTAGATCTGCAGGTAGTATACCTGGAGCAAACAGTTCACCAGAAAACAAAACTTTTCCTACTATAAGA ATAGTAGGCTATAAAGGTCGAGCTGTGGTAGTAGTATCTTGTGTAACAAAAGATTTACCATACAGACCTCACCCTCATAACCTTGttggaaaagaaatatgtaaacGAGGAGTCTGTACACTTGAAATTTCATCTGAAAATATGACAGTTACCTTTGCTAATTTAGGTATTCAGtgtgtcaaaaaaaaagacatagaAGAGGCACTTAAAATTAGGGAAGAAATTCGTGTCGATCCTTTTAGAA ctGGTTTCGAACACAAAAAACAGCCTACCAGCATTGATCTCAATGCAGTAAGACTGTGTTTCCAAGTTTTTTTAGAAGGAtcacaaaaaggaaaattcaCTCATCCATTAACACCTGTAGTATCAGATCctatttttgataaaa AGGCAATGTCTGATCTTGTGATCAACAAGTTAAGTCATTGTAATGCTCCTGTTGCTGGTGGTATGGGGATGATTCTTTTATGTGAAAAAGTGGCAAAAGAAGATATTCAAATTAgattttttgaagaaaaagatggacaCGTTACATGGGAAGGATTTGGAGATTTTCAACCATCTCAAGTACATAAGCAG acaGCAATCGCTTTTCGGACGCCTAGTTACTGTACACAAGAAATAGAACAACCAGTACAAGTTTATATCCAATTGAAGAGGCCATCAGACGGTGTGACAAGTGATCCATTACCATTTGAGATGTTACCATTAGGTACAG ATGATCGTGATTCGTTCAGgcgaaagagacaaaaatttaataacagCCCAAAAGCGATAGTCTTGAAACATATACAGGCAGAAGCTGAAAATA ATGCTGCAGCGACTTATCAACCTATGCAGTActtcaatattataaaaccAGAACCAATGGAAGCAGTACCACCATTTGGAGGTATTGTTACAACTAAAGGATCTTTTTCGTTACATTCTATGGGCACATCATCTCAACCTCAATCTAATATGCAAACACTAAG ACCTCAAGTATCACCAGGTAGAACTCCATCACCTATGGAATATAATCCATATACTTCACCTGTAATGCAACCACACCTGTCACCTCAATATCAACCATCAACCTCTAATGTAACACAGCAACCCTCAGTTGGAATACATGTACCACAACAATGTTCGTttttacaagaaaataatttgcaaGATGCAGAACAGTTGATAGCGCTAAACAAAATCACTTCAGAACAACAAAATACTGGTTTGCaacctatatataataatg ATAACctagaaaaaatagatatgaCTACTGGTTTAAGCATCGATAGCCAGCAGTATTTTGATCTGAGTTTAAATTCAGCAGATTTAGCAGAATTCTCAGTTTTTGATAATACTTTGTCCACAAATTTATTAAGTGGACTATCTATatcagaatatacaaag gATGGAACAAGCGAAAATGCAAATTTGGAAGCAAACTGTGTTGGAGATAACAACACCATGACCGATAGTTACACTAActtaacaaaaaatacaattcaAGAATTATGTagtttaaatgatatatataaacctACTAGGAGCCATGACAATTAA